Proteins encoded in a region of the Sulfurimonas marina genome:
- a CDS encoding valine--tRNA ligase, whose translation MSDNKYNPQEIENKYYKTWEDRGYFEIDGNKEIQEDGKNFAIMMPPPNVTGRLHIGHALTFTLQDIITRYKRMDGFKTLWQPGTDHAGIATQNVVEKQLLAEGTTKEEIGREAFLERAWKWKEESAGIMTTQLRKMGVSPAWKRERFTMDDGLQKSVKEAFVHLYNQGLIVRGNYMVNWCTHDGALSDIEVEYEDHDGKFYHIKYPFADGSGFVEVATTRPETYFGDTAVMVHPEDERYKDLIGKKVKLPLLDREVAIIADDHVDMEFGTGVVKVTPAHDQNDYEVGKRHDLEFITVFDEKGILNEYAGEFQGLERLESRNVIVKRLEEEGFIIKVEDHKHQVGHCYRCKNVVEPYISKQWFVRKEVAAESIKKTNDGEAKFFPPHWINSYNSWMGDLRDWCISRQLWWGHQIPVFYCDDCDHEFASQEDAPGACPKCASKNITQDPDVLDTWFSSALWPFSTLGWGNGDSEMDKLFKSDDLKEFYPNALLITGFDILFFWVARMMMMGENFMGELPFKDIYLHALVRDEHGQKMSKSKGNVIDPLDMVNKYSADILRFTLAISAAQGRDIRMSEEKLELNRNFTNKLYNATKFLQMNVDTFPDLGGFCMDTPLGKYMVSRLNVATKEVRAQLDEYKFNDAATTLYRFIWNEFCDWGIELSKADKSSIVELGAIFKEAMKLLHPFMPFITEHLYHELSGTSLEDSDSIMIKKYPFKTKQRKEEETFGIIMDAIVSIRRAKVLVDMANQKIEKAFVKVDNVSDEDKEMMLPFIAKLAKVETVEFTDAKIENGVSDISDKCETFIPTDSIDLTPIINKLTKQAEKLDKEIGKLNGMLNNERFVANAPEDVLAKNRQALAEAEDKKAKVTEQLQSLQ comes from the coding sequence ATGTCAGACAATAAGTATAATCCTCAAGAGATTGAAAACAAATACTACAAAACGTGGGAAGATCGCGGATACTTTGAGATAGATGGGAACAAAGAGATCCAAGAAGATGGCAAAAACTTTGCTATCATGATGCCACCTCCGAATGTCACGGGGCGTCTTCATATCGGTCACGCTTTAACTTTTACACTTCAAGATATCATCACTCGTTATAAACGTATGGATGGTTTTAAAACTCTTTGGCAGCCGGGAACTGACCATGCCGGAATCGCTACGCAAAACGTTGTAGAGAAACAACTTTTAGCTGAAGGTACTACAAAAGAGGAGATCGGGCGTGAAGCATTTTTAGAGCGTGCTTGGAAATGGAAAGAGGAATCTGCCGGAATTATGACGACTCAGCTTCGTAAAATGGGTGTATCTCCTGCATGGAAGCGTGAGCGTTTTACTATGGATGACGGTCTTCAAAAATCTGTAAAAGAGGCTTTCGTTCACCTATACAACCAAGGTTTAATTGTACGCGGTAACTATATGGTTAACTGGTGTACACACGACGGTGCCCTTTCTGATATCGAGGTTGAATACGAAGATCACGACGGTAAGTTTTACCATATCAAATATCCGTTTGCTGATGGCAGCGGTTTTGTTGAAGTAGCAACTACTCGTCCTGAGACATATTTCGGGGATACTGCGGTAATGGTTCACCCTGAAGATGAGCGCTATAAAGATTTAATCGGTAAAAAAGTAAAACTTCCATTACTTGATCGTGAAGTTGCAATTATTGCTGATGATCACGTTGATATGGAGTTTGGAACTGGTGTGGTAAAAGTTACACCAGCTCATGACCAAAACGACTACGAAGTTGGAAAGCGTCACGACTTAGAGTTCATTACTGTATTTGATGAAAAAGGTATTTTAAACGAGTACGCTGGAGAGTTCCAAGGATTAGAGCGTCTTGAATCTCGTAATGTGATCGTAAAACGTCTTGAAGAGGAAGGTTTTATCATCAAAGTAGAAGATCACAAACACCAAGTGGGTCACTGTTACAGATGTAAAAACGTAGTTGAGCCTTATATCTCTAAACAATGGTTTGTTCGTAAAGAGGTAGCTGCCGAGTCTATTAAAAAGACAAACGACGGTGAAGCAAAATTCTTCCCGCCGCACTGGATCAATTCTTACAACTCTTGGATGGGTGATTTACGTGACTGGTGTATCTCTCGTCAACTTTGGTGGGGACATCAGATTCCTGTATTTTACTGTGATGATTGTGATCACGAGTTTGCATCTCAAGAAGATGCACCTGGGGCTTGTCCAAAATGTGCATCTAAAAACATCACTCAAGATCCGGATGTTCTGGACACTTGGTTCTCTTCTGCTTTATGGCCTTTCTCAACACTTGGTTGGGGGAACGGTGATTCCGAGATGGATAAACTATTCAAATCGGACGACTTAAAAGAGTTCTATCCAAATGCACTTCTTATCACTGGTTTTGACATCCTTTTCTTCTGGGTAGCTAGAATGATGATGATGGGTGAAAACTTTATGGGTGAACTGCCGTTTAAAGATATCTACCTTCATGCTCTTGTTCGTGATGAGCACGGTCAAAAAATGTCAAAATCAAAAGGAAACGTAATTGATCCTCTTGATATGGTAAACAAATACTCAGCTGACATTTTACGTTTTACACTAGCTATTTCAGCTGCGCAAGGGCGTGATATCCGTATGAGTGAAGAGAAACTTGAACTTAACCGTAACTTCACGAACAAACTTTACAACGCTACGAAATTCTTACAAATGAATGTAGATACATTCCCGGACCTTGGAGGATTCTGTATGGATACTCCGCTTGGTAAGTATATGGTTTCACGTCTTAATGTTGCGACTAAAGAGGTTCGTGCACAGTTAGATGAGTACAAGTTCAACGATGCGGCAACTACACTTTATAGATTTATCTGGAATGAGTTCTGTGACTGGGGTATTGAGCTAAGTAAAGCTGATAAATCTTCGATCGTAGAACTTGGTGCTATCTTTAAAGAGGCAATGAAGTTATTACATCCATTTATGCCGTTTATCACTGAGCATCTTTACCATGAACTAAGCGGTACATCTTTAGAAGATTCTGACTCAATTATGATCAAAAAGTATCCGTTCAAAACAAAACAGCGTAAAGAGGAAGAGACTTTTGGAATCATTATGGATGCGATTGTATCTATCCGTCGTGCTAAAGTTTTAGTTGATATGGCAAACCAAAAAATTGAAAAAGCTTTTGTTAAAGTTGACAATGTAAGTGATGAAGATAAAGAGATGATGCTTCCGTTCATTGCAAAACTGGCAAAAGTTGAAACTGTTGAATTTACAGATGCAAAAATCGAAAACGGTGTAAGCGATATCTCTGACAAATGTGAAACTTTCATCCCGACTGACAGCATCGATCTCACTCCGATCATTAACAAACTTACAAAACAAGCTGAAAAACTTGATAAAGAGATCGGGAAATTAAACGGTATGTTAAATAACGAGCGTTTCGTAGCAAATGCACCAGAAGATGTACTGGCAAAAAATCGTCAGGCATTAGCAGAAGCTGAGGATAAAAAAGCAAAAGTAACAGAGCAGTTACAGTCCCTTCAATAA
- a CDS encoding diguanylate cyclase domain-containing protein produces the protein MMLDIRTFKFKIFIIFLIPAISIVYFTYFYLNLSNANTEAIKYQKQNIILVHKIIDVIHNLQIERGLSVGFIQSKDPKILRQTLIITHKESDKAIADLEKFNYHLNLDLHQIYVTRKKVLQQNISFEEVLNFYTNINNHMINMTKYLLPKFDKNRYDALFLINLELLKESAGLERACVYNDLTSGKLEPICKEKLPFLQQDQTNKIENLHLYANSTSLGRYKKSIDKQEIKELQRFRKLYQQHQLTKEDAQQWFEITTNNIDSYNQVSKEILNHFTKNLNANYDDTLRNLNIAMIFWFISIFSAFYFIYIIHKLFQKHEEDTEDLELSSRALDAYEGIVITDKNTKIIKVNKGFERITGYSAEEAIGEKTSILKSGKNPASLYKAMWGSLDKTGSWSGEVLNKRKDGAIYTQRLSISSIRNKKGETKNYIGHLFDITELRKAQQEALYQASHDSLTELINRKHLLKRMREEINRSKRHGFKNAFLFLDLDNFKYVNDTFGHHIGDKLLQHVATSIQSYIRECDIVARISGDEFAIVLLDIDSSHQDVNAVVTKVTNKILTQLNHEIIIEGNSINIGLSVGVRFFPIDDLDNEDQIIKDADIAMYEAKNSGKNRFVIFQE, from the coding sequence ATGATGCTAGATATTAGAACTTTTAAATTTAAAATTTTCATTATTTTCCTAATTCCTGCTATCTCAATAGTATATTTCACATACTTTTATTTAAATCTTTCAAATGCAAATACTGAAGCTATAAAATACCAAAAACAAAATATTATCCTTGTTCATAAAATTATAGATGTTATACACAACCTTCAGATAGAAAGAGGTCTCTCCGTCGGCTTTATTCAATCTAAAGATCCAAAGATACTCCGACAGACTCTTATAATCACCCATAAAGAGAGTGATAAAGCAATAGCAGACTTAGAAAAGTTTAACTACCACCTTAACCTAGATCTCCATCAAATATATGTAACAAGAAAAAAAGTTCTACAACAAAATATCTCCTTTGAAGAGGTACTTAATTTTTATACCAATATCAATAACCATATGATAAATATGACAAAGTATCTTTTACCAAAATTCGATAAAAATCGATATGATGCTCTGTTTTTAATAAACTTGGAACTTCTGAAAGAGAGTGCCGGCCTGGAGCGTGCCTGTGTATACAATGATCTCACCTCCGGGAAACTAGAACCAATATGTAAAGAGAAACTCCCATTCTTACAACAAGACCAAACTAACAAGATAGAAAACCTCCATTTATATGCAAACAGCACCTCTCTTGGTCGCTATAAAAAATCTATCGATAAACAAGAGATTAAAGAGTTACAAAGATTCCGTAAACTTTATCAACAACATCAACTCACTAAAGAGGATGCTCAACAATGGTTTGAAATCACTACAAACAATATTGATAGTTACAACCAAGTTTCAAAAGAGATTTTAAACCATTTTACCAAGAACCTGAATGCTAATTATGATGATACTCTTCGTAATCTCAATATTGCTATGATATTTTGGTTTATCTCTATTTTCTCTGCATTCTACTTTATTTATATTATTCATAAACTGTTCCAAAAACATGAAGAGGATACAGAAGATCTGGAACTCTCTTCTCGTGCACTTGATGCTTATGAAGGGATAGTTATAACTGATAAAAATACTAAAATCATAAAAGTGAATAAAGGATTTGAACGTATTACCGGCTACTCTGCAGAAGAAGCGATTGGAGAGAAAACAAGTATTTTAAAATCGGGAAAAAATCCGGCTTCTTTATATAAAGCGATGTGGGGGAGTTTAGATAAAACTGGTTCGTGGAGTGGAGAAGTTCTAAACAAAAGAAAAGACGGTGCCATCTATACGCAACGTTTGTCTATCTCTTCTATAAGAAACAAAAAGGGTGAAACTAAAAACTATATCGGGCATCTATTCGATATTACTGAACTACGAAAAGCGCAACAAGAGGCACTCTATCAGGCAAGCCATGACTCTTTAACAGAATTGATAAACAGAAAACATCTACTTAAAAGAATGAGAGAGGAAATCAACAGATCAAAACGACATGGCTTTAAAAATGCGTTTTTATTTTTAGACCTTGATAACTTTAAATATGTAAATGATACATTTGGTCATCATATAGGAGACAAACTATTACAACATGTGGCTACTTCAATCCAAAGCTATATAAGAGAGTGCGATATTGTTGCAAGAATAAGCGGTGATGAATTTGCAATCGTTTTACTAGATATAGACAGTAGTCATCAAGATGTTAATGCTGTTGTAACAAAAGTAACAAATAAAATTTTAACGCAACTCAATCATGAAATTATAATAGAGGGCAACAGTATAAATATAGGTTTAAGTGTAGGGGTTAGATTTTTCCCTATTGATGATCTAGATAATGAGGATCAGATCATTAAAGATGCAGATATTGCCATGTATGAAGCAAAAAATAGCGGTAAAAACAGGTTTGTAATTTTTCAAGAGTAA